A genomic window from Phoenix dactylifera cultivar Barhee BC4 chromosome 7, palm_55x_up_171113_PBpolish2nd_filt_p, whole genome shotgun sequence includes:
- the LOC103710416 gene encoding U-box domain-containing protein 12-like: protein MARCERGDAGSLAAAGGFRLWLDFSAAAFRRKLLEAMMCGVSKHRRKGGAAFGSPEQRPRKPRSERLAELLRAEVSVAGSDEVEAETRQRMVVFEELQLVVGRLQSGGGDNVGGDRRKEAAGEVRRLSKDNAETRKTLAMLGAIPPLVGMLDSPDIDFQISALYALLNLGIGNDLNKAAVVKAGAVHKMLSLIESGSSPSVSEAIVANFLGLSALDSNKPVIGSSGAIPFLVRAFKNPSGTAGGGGSSQERHDALRALFNLSIAAANTPYLIDADIVPCLLAAVSDVEVSERVLSVISNLVAAPEGRRAVSRSRDAFPILVDVLNWSDAPGCQEKAAYVLMVMAHKSYGDWAAMIEAGIMSSLLELTLLGSPLAQKRASRILEILRVDKGKQVSEGFGEGGGGGCCGVPAVSAPLVGGAAEGEEEEAGMSEERRAVRQLVQQSLQSNMRRIVRRANLPQDFATSDHLEALAASSTSKSLPF from the exons ATGGCCAGATGCGAGCGAGGAGATGCCGGATCCCTGGCAGCGGCCGGAGGATTCCGTCTGTGGCTGGACTTCTCCGCGGCCGCATTCCGCCGGAAGCTGctggaggccatgatgtgcggCGTCTCCAAGCACCGGCGGAAGGGAGGCGCCGCCTTCGGGTCGCCGGAGCAGCGGCCGAGGAAACCCCGGTCGGAGCGGCTAGCGGAGCTGCTGCGAGCGGAGGTCTCGGTGGCCGGCTCCGACGAGGTGGAGGCGGAGACGAGGCAGAGGATGGTGGTTTTCGAGGAGCTCCAGCTCGTGGTGGGGAGGCTCCAGTCCGGCGGCGGGGACAATGTGGGAGGGGATCGAAGGAAGGAGGCGGCCGGGGAGGTGCGGCGGCTCTCCAAGGACAACGCGGAGACGAGGAAGACGCTCGCGATGCTCGGCGCCATCCCTCCCCTGGTGGGAATGCTCGACTCCCCGGATATCGACTTCCAGATCTCGGCGCTCTACGCCCTTCTCAATCTAGGGATCGGCAATGACTT GAACAAGGCGGCTGTAGTGAAGGCCGGAGCCGTGCACAAAATGCTGAGCCTGATCGAATCGGGGAGCTCCCCGTCGGTCTCCGAAGCGATCGTCGCGAATTTTCTTGGCCTCAGCGCTCTAGATTCCAACAAGCCGGTCATCGGCTCCTCCGGCGCGATACCATTCCTCGTGAGGGCCTTCAAGAACCCTAGCGGCACCGCCGGGGGTGGAGGCTCCTCTCAGGAGAGGCACGACGCACTCCGGGCACTCTTCAACCTCTCCATTGCCGCCGCCAACACCCCCTACCTTATCGACGCCGACATCGTCCCCTGCCTCCTGGCGGCGGTCAGCGACGTGGAGGTGAGCGAGCGGGTGCTCTCGGTGATCTCCAACCTCGTCGCCGCGCCCGAGGGACGGCGGGCGGTGAGCCGATCGCGGGACGCGTTCCCGATCTTGGTCGACGTCCTCAACTGGTCGGACGCCCCGGGGTGCCAGGAGAAGGCGGCGTACGTGCTAATGGTGATGGCCCACAAGTCCTACGGAGACTGGGCGGCCATGATCGAGGCCGGAATCATGTCCTCCCTCCTCGAGCTCACGCTCCTGGGGAGCCCCCTGGCCCAGAAGCGAGCGTCCAGGATTCTTGAAATCCTGAGGGTGGACAAGGGGAAGCAGGTCTCGGAAGGGTTCGgcgaggggggaggaggagggtgcTGCGGCGTGCCGGCGGTGTCGGCGCCGCTAGTTGGAGGGGCggcggagggggaggaggaggaggcggggatGAGCGAGGAGAGGAGGGCGGTGAGGCAATTAGTGCAGCAGAGCTTGCAGAGCAACATGAGGAGGATCGTGAGGCGGGCGAACCTCCCGCAGGATTTCGCGACGTCGGATCACTTGGAGGCGCTCGCCGCTTCCTCCACTTCCAAGAGCTTGCCCTTCTAG
- the LOC103710415 gene encoding gamma-tubulin complex component 2: protein MDSTPGTPRWNLERPFLTGRFHQEIKAPPHTTVSKPFSMDSFSRGTDNVIGSYPVSVQELLVIDDLLSALVGIEGRYISIKRVRGKEGHVIFQIDPSMDLALQELTQRIFPLCEDFVLISQFVESKSPFKNGLVNHAFAAALRALLLDYQAMVAQLEHQFRLGRLSVQGLWFYCQPMMGSLHALSIVVEKASSNNYSGSAMLNLLQSQAKAMAGDKAVWSLLEKMTQCASSAYLGILERWVYEGIIDDPYGEFFIVENKSLLKESLTRDYDTKYWQQRYSLKDGIPSFLTSVAGTILITGKYLNVMRECGHHVQVPLSENSKLTSFGTNHHYLECIKAAYDFASSELLNLIKDKFDLIGKLRSLKRYLLLDQGDFLVHFMDIARDELAKRLEDISVEKLQSLLDLALRSTAAASDPCHEDLTCCVERASLLKRLTTLKDLECVYPPHLNKPVPDSDDQPEPLSIMGLETFCLNYKVQWPLSLVISRKALTKYQLIFRFLFHCRHVNRQLCVAWQVHQGFRAFNTLGTPILRSSILCRSMLKFINSLLHYLTFEVLEPNWHLMHDRLRIAKSIDEVIQFHDFFLQKCLKECLLLLPQLLKKVEKLKSICLQYAAAIQLLIPSIYIPEPDAAVGSFKKDRSKPRRSQSRSQQLKLAAENSKICDSILKFEREFNAELQSLVPILSNSSQAEPYLTHLAQCILGVGSEQ from the exons ATGGACTCGACCCCCGGGACTCCCCGATGGAACCTCGAGCGTCCCTTCCTCACGGGCCGATTCCATCAG GAAATCAAAGCCCCACCTCACACCACAGTATCGAAACCCTTCTCCATGGATTCCTTCAG TCGAGGCACTGATAATGTCATTGGATCCTATCCTGTTTCGGTCCAG GAGCTCTTGGTCATTGATGACTTGCTATCTGCTCTGGTGGGCATTGAGGGGCGATACATTTCAATAAAAAGAGTGCGAGGGAAGGAAGGCCATGTGATATTTCAGATCGATCCATCTATGGACCTGGCACTGCAG GAATTGACACAGCGGATCTTCCCTTTATGCGAGGACTTTGTGTTGATCAGTCAGTTTGTTGAGTCCAAGTCCCCATTCAAGAATGGCCTGGTTAACCATGCATTTGCTGCTGCACTGAGAGCCCTCCTTCTG GATTACCAAGCAATGGTTGCACAACTTGAACATCAATTCCGCCTTGGAAGACTTTCTGTTCAAGGATTGTGGTTTTATTGTCAG CCAATGATGGGATCACTGCATGCTTTGTCCATTGTGGTCGAGAAGGCTTCTTCTAACAACTATTCAGGCTCTGCAATGCTTAACCTCTTGCAAAGCCAG GCCAAGGCTATGGCAGGTGACAAAGCAGTTTGGTCATTGCTTGAGAAGATGACACAGTGTGCAAGTTCTGCATACCTGGGCATATTAGAGAG GTGGGTATATGAGGGAATAATTGATGATCCTTATGGTGAATTTTTCATTGTTGAAAACAAATCACTTCTGAAG GAGAGCCTCACCCGAGACTATGACACCAAGTATTGGCAACAGCGATATAGCCTCAAAGATGGCATTCCTAGTTTCCTTACCAGTGTTGCAGGGACAATTTTGATAACTGGGAAATATTTAAATGTAATGAGAGAATGTGGGCATCATGTTCAG GTCCCCTTATcagaaaactcaaaattaacAAGCTTTGGAACAAATCATCATTATCTGGAATGTATCAAAGCTGCTTATGACTTTGCAAGTAGTGAGCTCTTGAATCTCATCAAAGATAAG TTTGATCTCATTGGAAAATTGCGGTCGCTGAAGCGCTACTTACTTCTGGACCAG GGTGATTTTTTGGTTCATTTTATGGACATTGCTCGAGATGAGCTTGCTAAAAGACTAGAGGACATTTCTGTTGAGAAGCTGCAG TCTCTGCTTGACCTTGCTTTGCGCAGCACTGCTGCTGCTTCAGATCCATGTCATGAGGACTTGACATGTTGTGTG GAAAGAGCCTCATTGCTCAAGAGACTGACTACACTTAAAGATTTGGAATGTGTTTATCCTCCACATTTAAACAAACCTGTTCCTGATAGTGATGACCAGCCTGAGCCATTGAGCATCATGGGCTTGGAAACATTCTGCCTAAATTACAAG GTTCAATGGCCATTATCACTTGTTATTTCAAGAAAAGCTTTAACAAAGTATCAGTTGATTTTTCGGTTCCTTTTCCATTGCAGACATGTCAACCGCCAACTTTGTGTGGCATGGCAAGTGCATCAA GGATTTCGTGCTTTCAACACATTGGGAACTCCCATCTTGCGATCTTCTATTCTTTGTCGCAGTATGCTGAAATTTATAAATAGCCTTTTACATTATCTAACATTCGAG GTTCTTGAACCAAATTGGCATCTGATGCATGATAGACTTAGAATTGCAAAGAGCATAGATGAG GTTATCCAGTTTCATGACTTCTTCCTCCAGAAATGTCTGAAAGAATGCTTGCTTCTTTTGCCTCAGCTTCTTAAG aaggtcgagaagctgaaATCAATATGCCTTCAATATGCAGCTGCCATTCAGTTGTTGATACCATCAATCTATATACCTGAGCCGGATGCTGCAGTTGGTTCATTTAAAAAGGATCGATCTAAACCAAGGAGATCACAGAGTAGAAGTCAGCAACTGAAGCTCGCAGCAGAAAACTCCAAAATCTGCGATTCCATCTT GAAATTTGAAAGGGAATTCAATGCTGAGCTTCAAAGTCTTGTGCCCATCTTGAGCAACAGTTCACAAGCAGAGCCATATCTGACACATCTTGCCCAATGCATTCTTGGGGTGGGGAGCGAACAGTGA
- the LOC103710414 gene encoding replication termination factor 2-like, giving the protein MESQKKLRVFVRSPDLVLPSRALTLAPDLTLRRLKLAFLPQSLLSQALTIDSLYFSLNGKPLPDDSSLAAAGVPDFSALTLRLRLRGGGGDGGATGAESRDCYLNMYAIKKPDKVDPNETRLSKWTTCALSAEPLSPPCVIDRLGNLFNKEPLVEALLHKKLPKEFSHVRGLKDMIPIHLTPIPSAAVSETKFQCPITGQEFNGKYGFLAIRGCGHVLSVKALKEVKSSTCLVCHKEFSDMDKIVINGSAEEVRVLREKMEEERGRLKVRKEKKVGACLSGTKHANDEKGGILDNGKKDGRAKRFKAVDVMPTHATKEVYASIFTSSKKSDFKETFTCRSLPLGRN; this is encoded by the coding sequence ATGGAATCTCAGAAAAAGCTCCGGGTTTTCGTTCGTTCGCCCGACCTCGTCCTACCCTCCCGGGCGCTAACCCTAGCCCCTGATCTCACCCTCCGCCGCCTGAAGCTCGCCTTCCTCCCCCAATCCCTCCTCTCCCAAGCCCTAACTATCGATTCCCTTTACTTCTCTCTCAACGGCAAGCCCCTCCCGGACGACTCCTCCCTCGCCGCCGCGGGCGTCCCCGATTTCTCCGCCCTCACCCTCCGTCTCCGCCtccgcggcggcggcggcgatggcggcGCCACCGGGGCCGAGTCTCGCGACTGCTACCTCAACATGTACGCGATCAAGAAGCCCGACAAGGTGGATCCCAATGAGACCCGGCTCTCCAAATGGACCACCTGTGCCCTATCCGCTGAGCCCCTCTCGCCCCCCTGTGTGATCGACCGGCTGGGCAACCTCTTCAACAAGGAGCCGCTCGTTGAGGCTCTGCTCCACAAGAAGCTTCCCAAGGAGTTCAGCCACGTCCGGGGATTGAAGGACATGATCCCAATCCATCTCACCCCGATCCCCAGTGCTGCCGTTTCCGAGACCAAGTTTCAGTGCCCGATCACCGGTCAAGAGTTCAACGGGAAATATGGATTCTTGGCGATCCGTGGATGCGGGCATGTTTTGAGCGTCAAGGCATTGAAAGAGGTCAAGTCATCGACTTGCTTGGTTTGTCATAAAGAGTTCTCGGATATGGATAAGATTGTGATTAATGGAAGCGCAGAGGAAGTCAGAGTGCTGAgggagaagatggaggaggagagggggcggcTGAAggtgaggaaggagaagaaggtggGTGCATGTCTGAGTGGTACAAAGCATGCCAATGATGAGAAAGGTGGTATTTTGGATAACGGGAAGAAGGATGGGCGTGCTAAAAGGTTCAAGGCAGTTGATGTGATGCCAACTCATGCTACGAAGGAAGTATATGCATCTATCTTCACGTCATCGAAGAAATCCGATTTCAAGGAGACCTTTACTTGCAGGTCGCTTCCGCTTGGGAGAAACTGA